In [Mycobacterium] stephanolepidis, the genomic window CGACGATCTGAACTACGCGCTGCACAACGCCCCGCAGGGTTCGACCGTGAGTGGAGCGGTGTACTGGGATGTCTACCGCGGGCCCGTGCGCCACATCGTGCTGCGGTCGTCTCAAACCCAGGTTCACCTGGCTCAGTGGGACCTCTGATACACCTCGGGCGAGCTGCTCAGCGGGGCTGGAACAGGTAATTCCGGAAGCTCTCGGTGACCTTGTCGACGGGCCTCCAGGAGTCGGCACTCCATACCGACATCCGGTAGTCCCGCGCCGCGAACCACGCGACAATGTCCTCGGCGGTGCGCCCGAACCGCGCCATGTGGCGATCCTCGACCTCCAGCATCATCGCCGGCCGGGTGCGCTCAAGGGTCTTCTCACCGCTGACCAGAACGTCGAGTTCGGCACCCTCGACATCGATCTTCACGAAATCGATCCGTTTGATGCTCAACCGGTCACAGAACCCGTCGAACGTCTCGGTGTCGACAACCACCCGGATGTGCTCATCGAATTCGGCGTTCGAGCCCAGCCCGTCGGCCCCGGCATCGACGAAGGACCGACCGGTGATGGGCTTGCCATTGCGCAGCGGAACGCTCATGACCTGTTCACCAGGATTGGTGCCCAGCGCCACCGCGTGTCGGCGCACGTTCTGCGCACTGCGCAGACCCAGCGCCGCCGACGAGGTGGCGTGGGCGAACCGCAGCGGCTCCAAGCTGTACACCAGGCCGTCTGCCCCCACCAGACGCGCCAGCTCGGCCGTGTAGAAACCGGCAGCCGCACCCACGTCCAGGCACACGTCCCCGGGCTTGACCACCTGTGCGATACCCACCAGCTCGGTTTCCACCCAGGGTGTGGTGCGGGCGAGTGTGCGCAGGCCCTGCCCCACCACGGCGTCACGAATCTCGCCGAAGGCCGTCACGCGCCGCGTCATATGGTGCTCCTCAGGGTTGGTCATCAACATGGGTCGCCGTCTCGGAACCGCGCCAAGTATAGGTAGCGTGCCGGTCATGCCGATTCAGGTCAGCACCGCGACGGCTGCCGACAGCGCAGAAGTCGCGGCCGTCGCCGCCCGCACCTTCCCGCTCGCGTGTCCCCCCTCCTCGACACCGGAGGACATCGCGGCGTTCATCGAGGCCAACCTCAGCACGAGAAACTTCGATGAGTACATCCGGGAACACCGGGTACTGGCAGCACGCGAGAACGACGTCATCGTCGGGTACGCGATGCTCGTGGACGGCGTCGCCGAGGATCCCGACGTGCAGCGGGCCGTCACCCTGCGGCCCGCGATGCAGCTCTCCAAGATGTATGTGCTGCCCGAATTCCATCAGGCCGGCGTGGCGGGCGCGCTGATGGACGCGGCCCTTACCGAAGCCGCCGCGCGCGGAGCGACGGGAGTCTGGCTGGGCGTCAATCAGGAAAATGAACGCGCGCAGCGCTTTTACGCCAAACACGGCTTCAGCCGCAGCGGCACGAAAACGTTCCAGGTGGGCGAGCGCCTCGAGAACGACTACGTGATGCAGCGGGTCATAGAGAACTCGGTAGCGGCGCCGCGCTGAGCGCCAGCAGCCGCGAGGTGGCACGCAGGTACTTCTTGCGGAACCCGCCGGCAACCATCTCGTCGTCGAAGATCGTGTCCAGCTTGGCCCCTGAAGCCTCGACCGGAATGCCCGCGTCGTACAGACGGTCCGTCAGGGCCACGATCCGCAGCGCCACCGCCTGATCGTGCACCTGCTCCACGCCCGCGATGAACACCGCTGTCACCCCTTCGATCAGCGTCAGATAGCGCGACGGATGCATGCTCGCCAGGTGCCGGCACAGATCGTCGAACTGGTCGAAAGTGGCGCCATCGATGGACGCCGCCAGCTCACGAAGCTCGTCGTCGGTGTGCGGCTCGGGAGCCGGCGGTAGATCGCGATGCCGGTAATCGGGCCCCTCGACCCGCACCGTGTTGAAGATCGCCGACAGCGTGTTGATCTCGCGCAGGAAGTCCTGTGCCGCGAAGCGGCCTTCACCGAGCTGCTCGGGCAGTGTGTTGGAGGTCGCGGCTATCGACACTCCGCGCGCCACCAGCTCCGAGAGCAGCCGCGACACCAGCGTGGTGTTGCCCGGGTCGTCCAGCTCGAACTCGTCGATGCACACCACGGTGTAGTCCGACAACAACTCGATGCACTCCAGGAAGCCGAAAACTCCTGCTACCTGCGTTAGTTCTCCGAAGCTCGCGAACGCCTTGGGTCCGGGGACGGTGTGATAGATCGACGCCAAGAGGTGCGTCTTACCGACACCGAACCCACCGTCGAGATAGATCCCGACCCCGGGCAGTACCTCGCGCTTGCCGAACAGCTTCTTCTTACCCGCACGACGGATCGTCGCCTCCTGGGCGAAAGCGCGGCACGATTCCACCGCCGCGGCCTGCGTCGGCTGGTTGGGGTCGGGCCGATACGAGTCGAAACTCACCGAAGTGAACGTCGGAGGCGGCACCAGCTGGGCAATCAGCCGCTCGTTGGAGACGGTGGGGTGCCGGTCGGCAAGGTGCTGGAGGTTCCCGGGCGAGCGAAGCGACGGGGAATGGCCCGAAACGGCACCGGATTGCGGATCAGTCACACGGGCAGCGTAACGGCGTGTTGAGATCTCCTTGTGGCCGACAGTGACGGT contains:
- a CDS encoding FkbM family methyltransferase, with product MTRRVTAFGEIRDAVVGQGLRTLARTTPWVETELVGIAQVVKPGDVCLDVGAAAGFYTAELARLVGADGLVYSLEPLRFAHATSSAALGLRSAQNVRRHAVALGTNPGEQVMSVPLRNGKPITGRSFVDAGADGLGSNAEFDEHIRVVVDTETFDGFCDRLSIKRIDFVKIDVEGAELDVLVSGEKTLERTRPAMMLEVEDRHMARFGRTAEDIVAWFAARDYRMSVWSADSWRPVDKVTESFRNYLFQPR
- a CDS encoding GNAT family N-acetyltransferase, with the translated sequence MPIQVSTATAADSAEVAAVAARTFPLACPPSSTPEDIAAFIEANLSTRNFDEYIREHRVLAARENDVIVGYAMLVDGVAEDPDVQRAVTLRPAMQLSKMYVLPEFHQAGVAGALMDAALTEAAARGATGVWLGVNQENERAQRFYAKHGFSRSGTKTFQVGERLENDYVMQRVIENSVAAPR
- the zapE gene encoding cell division protein ZapE, translated to MIAQLVPPPTFTSVSFDSYRPDPNQPTQAAAVESCRAFAQEATIRRAGKKKLFGKREVLPGVGIYLDGGFGVGKTHLLASIYHTVPGPKAFASFGELTQVAGVFGFLECIELLSDYTVVCIDEFELDDPGNTTLVSRLLSELVARGVSIAATSNTLPEQLGEGRFAAQDFLREINTLSAIFNTVRVEGPDYRHRDLPPAPEPHTDDELRELAASIDGATFDQFDDLCRHLASMHPSRYLTLIEGVTAVFIAGVEQVHDQAVALRIVALTDRLYDAGIPVEASGAKLDTIFDDEMVAGGFRKKYLRATSRLLALSAAPLPSSL